A genomic segment from Thermotoga neapolitana DSM 4359 encodes:
- the wecB gene encoding non-hydrolyzing UDP-N-acetylglucosamine 2-epimerase, with product MIRVLSIFGTRPEAIKMAPLVKKLEKESNVESVVCVTAQHREMLDQVLEVFNIEPDYDLNIMKERQTLSDITVNALSGLYNLIEEVKPDVVLVQGDTTTTFVGALAAFYHRIPVGHVEAGLRTNDRYSPFPEEINRRLTGVLATLHFAPTKRNRENLLKENVMGKIYVTGNTVIDALRYTVRDNYVFENPVLRNEDFSSARYILLTSHRRENIGEPLKNICRAVKRIVERFDDVKVIYPVHMNPAVREIVFPILGDTERVLLIDPVNVIDMHNLMARCYLIMTDSGGIQEEAPALGKPVIVLRRETERPEAIEAGVAVLGGVEEERIFEIAERLLTDEGLYQKMARGAVNPFGDGKASDRIVKAILHEFGLSDPPEEFG from the coding sequence GTGATCAGAGTTCTCAGCATTTTCGGCACAAGGCCCGAGGCAATAAAGATGGCTCCACTGGTGAAAAAACTCGAGAAAGAGTCAAACGTGGAGAGTGTTGTCTGTGTGACGGCCCAGCACAGGGAGATGCTCGATCAGGTGCTCGAGGTCTTCAACATAGAACCGGACTACGACCTGAACATCATGAAAGAAAGGCAGACCCTCTCAGATATAACGGTGAACGCCCTTTCTGGCCTCTATAACCTGATTGAAGAGGTGAAGCCCGACGTTGTTCTGGTTCAGGGAGACACAACGACCACGTTCGTCGGGGCGCTTGCAGCCTTCTATCACAGAATACCCGTTGGCCATGTCGAAGCGGGGCTGAGAACGAACGACAGGTACTCACCTTTTCCTGAAGAGATCAACAGAAGGCTCACTGGCGTTCTTGCAACTCTGCATTTTGCTCCCACGAAGAGGAACAGAGAGAATCTTTTGAAGGAAAACGTTATGGGAAAGATCTACGTGACGGGAAACACGGTGATCGACGCCCTCAGGTACACCGTGAGGGACAATTACGTCTTTGAAAATCCCGTTCTCAGAAATGAGGATTTCTCTTCTGCAAGATACATCCTTCTCACCTCACACAGAAGAGAAAACATAGGAGAACCCCTGAAGAACATATGCAGGGCGGTGAAGAGAATCGTTGAGAGGTTCGACGATGTGAAGGTGATCTATCCGGTTCACATGAACCCCGCCGTCAGGGAGATCGTGTTTCCAATCCTCGGAGACACGGAAAGGGTGCTTTTGATCGATCCGGTGAACGTGATAGACATGCACAATCTGATGGCAAGATGCTATCTCATCATGACGGATTCTGGTGGGATACAAGAGGAAGCCCCGGCCCTTGGAAAGCCGGTCATCGTACTTCGAAGGGAGACAGAAAGGCCCGAGGCTATAGAGGCGGGTGTTGCCGTCCTCGGTGGTGTGGAAGAAGAAAGGATATTCGAGATCGCAGAACGACTCCTCACCGATGAAGGACTCTACCAGAAGATGGCACGGGGGGCGGTGAACCCTTTTGGAGACGGAAAAGCATCAGATCGTATCGTGAAGGCGATTTTGCACGAATTTGGACTTTCCGATCCTCCGGAAGAGTTTGGCTGA
- a CDS encoding mannose-1-phosphate guanylyltransferase, which produces MKALILAGGSGERFWPFSTPETPKQFLKLFGDKSLIRWTFERVLKRLDPKDVIVVTHRDYVERTKEELPELPPENIIAEPLKKNTAPACFVGTKLAEDDEPVLVLPADHRISDVEKFWETMEKALDAVEKYGGLFTFGIVPTRPETGYGYIEVGKELEDGVHEVAQFREKPDLETAKRFLESGRFLWNSGMFLWKAKEFIEEVKVCEPAIYEHLKDVDPRDFEAMKKAYEKVPSISVDYAVMERSKKVRVVKADFEWSDVGNWSSVREIEGYTEESENVVLVDSERVFVKPHDKPIAIVGLSDVIVIDTPNGILICKEEHAQKVREVVRKLFRTS; this is translated from the coding sequence GTGAAAGCACTGATCCTGGCTGGAGGATCTGGAGAAAGATTCTGGCCTTTTTCCACTCCGGAAACTCCAAAACAGTTCCTCAAACTTTTCGGTGACAAAAGTCTCATAAGGTGGACATTCGAGCGCGTTTTGAAAAGGCTCGACCCGAAAGACGTGATCGTTGTAACCCACAGAGACTACGTCGAAAGAACAAAAGAAGAACTTCCAGAACTTCCACCGGAGAACATCATCGCAGAACCACTGAAGAAGAACACCGCCCCTGCGTGCTTTGTTGGAACAAAACTTGCCGAAGACGATGAGCCCGTTCTGGTCCTGCCGGCAGATCACAGAATTTCCGATGTGGAGAAGTTCTGGGAAACTATGGAGAAAGCCCTCGATGCCGTGGAAAAGTATGGAGGTCTCTTCACGTTCGGAATCGTTCCGACAAGACCGGAGACCGGCTACGGATACATAGAAGTTGGGAAAGAACTGGAAGATGGCGTGCACGAGGTTGCTCAGTTCAGGGAAAAACCCGATCTTGAGACTGCAAAGAGATTCCTGGAGAGTGGAAGGTTCCTCTGGAATAGTGGGATGTTTCTCTGGAAGGCAAAAGAATTCATCGAGGAGGTAAAGGTTTGTGAACCTGCCATATACGAACACCTGAAGGATGTGGATCCGAGGGATTTCGAAGCGATGAAGAAAGCCTACGAGAAAGTACCATCGATCAGTGTGGACTACGCGGTCATGGAAAGGTCAAAGAAGGTTCGCGTTGTGAAAGCAGATTTTGAGTGGTCCGACGTTGGGAACTGGTCCTCGGTGAGAGAGATAGAGGGTTACACAGAGGAATCGGAGAATGTGGTACTCGTGGACAGCGAACGTGTCTTCGTGAAACCCCATGACAAACCAATAGCCATCGTGGGTCTTTCGGATGTGATCGTGATCGACACTCCCAACGGGATATTGATCTGCAAAGAAGAACACGCACAGAAAGTGAGGGAAGTGGTCAGGAAACTCTTTCGTACCTCCTGA
- a CDS encoding MFS transporter: MRYRLVSIEFLVYGSMAVYSLLSQFLASEGLAKSQIGLLMAIMPISSLYANHLNFEIASAIGRVNWLKRVILSAGFLLWGLFLFEEFYVKLLFMAIFAFFFSATAPLAESVIVDITHQSRMNYGRIRLFGTFGFSFTALLMSALIRIGYVVIFVVFASLMILTFFVLKKVDEVELGDEEKSRSKKPLPIFFWLLLPVVIFGIAANNFNFVFLPVLIEERGYDVSLASLALSLMAITETPFLLWADEIVGKLGVGFLLSSGVFVVGLRNLLVTMANSPSSLLMVQLLQGWTYIVIYYSMMSLIRTFGPARIRAQKYFWIAMGIGPFVGSSTGGILAESLGMIGAYRIFGLVPMVVSLLVFLFLRRYERVS, translated from the coding sequence GTGCGATACAGACTCGTATCGATAGAATTTCTCGTGTACGGATCGATGGCAGTTTATTCACTTTTGAGCCAATTCCTCGCAAGCGAGGGACTTGCAAAGTCTCAGATCGGCCTTTTGATGGCAATCATGCCCATCTCCTCTCTTTATGCAAATCACCTGAATTTCGAGATCGCCTCCGCTATTGGAAGAGTGAACTGGTTGAAAAGAGTAATCCTGTCCGCTGGATTTCTTCTGTGGGGCCTTTTTCTCTTCGAAGAGTTCTATGTGAAGCTTCTCTTCATGGCGATCTTTGCCTTTTTCTTTTCAGCAACGGCGCCTCTTGCAGAGTCTGTGATCGTAGACATCACGCACCAGTCGAGGATGAACTACGGCAGGATCAGACTCTTTGGAACGTTCGGTTTTTCTTTCACGGCACTGTTGATGAGTGCATTGATCAGAATAGGATACGTTGTGATATTCGTTGTCTTTGCATCTCTCATGATACTCACCTTTTTTGTTTTGAAGAAAGTGGACGAGGTTGAACTGGGAGACGAAGAAAAGAGCAGGAGCAAAAAGCCCTTGCCGATCTTCTTCTGGCTTCTTCTTCCGGTGGTGATCTTTGGTATAGCTGCAAACAACTTCAACTTCGTTTTTCTGCCCGTTCTGATAGAAGAGAGGGGATACGATGTCTCTCTTGCGAGTCTAGCACTTTCTTTGATGGCCATCACGGAGACACCGTTTCTTCTATGGGCCGATGAGATCGTGGGAAAACTCGGTGTGGGTTTCTTGCTCTCGTCAGGGGTGTTCGTTGTTGGTCTCAGGAATCTTCTCGTTACCATGGCGAATTCTCCGTCTTCTCTCCTGATGGTGCAGTTGCTTCAGGGCTGGACCTACATCGTGATCTATTACTCCATGATGTCACTCATTCGCACGTTCGGTCCCGCAAGGATCAGAGCACAAAAATACTTCTGGATCGCCATGGGAATAGGGCCGTTCGTTGGATCGTCCACCGGTGGAATACTCGCAGAAAGCCTTGGTATGATCGGTGCGTACAGAATCTTTGGACTGGTTCCTATGGTCGTTTCTCTTCTCGTCTTTCTCTTTCTCAGGAGGTACGAAAGAGTTTCCTGA
- a CDS encoding glutaredoxin family protein: MQHLKIKIYTTPTCPYCRKAKEYFRSLGLKFKEVDVTKNPREAELMVKKTGQMGVPVIEIGNKIVIGFDKAKIDRLLGIS, translated from the coding sequence GTGCAGCACCTGAAAATTAAAATCTACACGACGCCGACCTGTCCATACTGTAGAAAGGCAAAAGAGTACTTCAGATCCCTGGGATTGAAATTCAAAGAGGTGGATGTTACGAAGAATCCAAGAGAAGCAGAACTCATGGTGAAAAAGACGGGACAGATGGGAGTTCCCGTGATCGAAATCGGAAACAAGATAGTCATCGGATTCGACAAGGCAAAGATCGACAGACTCCTTGGAATATCTTAA
- a CDS encoding TetR/AcrR family transcriptional regulator gives MLSKKEAILKAAIEVFGKRGYERATTDEIAERAGVAKGLIFHHFKSKENLYHQAYRYVVEKLQGEFENFLRENKNRDIFDFMEKWMEKKLEYSANHPEETDFLVTLVGVNENLRRKILSDLEKAQGKFFGFVREKLEDLKLAEGVTEEVALKFLMWFFKGFEEIYLRTYQGRPDQLKKDTRNLVEEVKVMLKIVKRGMLKE, from the coding sequence GTGTTGTCGAAGAAAGAAGCGATATTGAAAGCAGCGATAGAGGTGTTCGGAAAAAGAGGATATGAAAGGGCCACAACCGATGAGATCGCAGAAAGAGCGGGGGTGGCCAAGGGTTTGATCTTTCATCACTTCAAAAGTAAAGAAAATCTCTACCATCAGGCTTACAGGTACGTCGTTGAGAAACTTCAGGGAGAGTTTGAGAATTTCTTGAGGGAAAACAAAAACAGAGATATCTTCGACTTCATGGAAAAGTGGATGGAGAAAAAACTGGAGTATTCTGCAAACCATCCCGAGGAGACGGACTTTCTGGTGACGCTTGTTGGTGTAAACGAGAATCTGAGAAGAAAGATCCTCTCCGATCTTGAAAAAGCACAGGGAAAGTTCTTCGGTTTTGTGAGAGAGAAACTGGAGGACCTGAAACTAGCAGAAGGTGTAACTGAAGAAGTGGCGCTGAAATTTCTGATGTGGTTTTTCAAGGGGTTTGAAGAGATTTATCTCAGAACCTATCAGGGAAGGCCAGATCAGTTGAAGAAAGATACCAGAAACCTTGTTGAGGAAGTGAAAGTGATGCTGAAGATCGTAAAGAGGGGCATGTTGAAAGAGTAA
- a CDS encoding ABC transporter permease subunit, giving the protein MNVLRWDLKRYIKSTLAWTIVLILLQFMYAAFYPSMAKETELITRWIRVMPKAFVKLFGLEDMDFSNIMNYLAMVSSIYVTLVGGVFASLTGVRSISREENEKTMEFLLSKPITRYEVVLSKFASSLIHILIFDVLLFTSLFFFANAYSSSPVEIGRFTVFALSQTILHITLMNISFLVGALRSDNALSLGLGTTFVLYVLNMISKLTDSAEFLKYFTPFSYADPSKIIRYGFPEYSGLFFALVNVSLLIITVAFFSRKDILV; this is encoded by the coding sequence ATGAACGTTCTCAGATGGGATTTGAAGAGATACATAAAAAGTACACTCGCGTGGACGATTGTCTTGATACTTCTTCAGTTCATGTACGCTGCGTTCTATCCAAGCATGGCAAAAGAAACAGAGCTCATAACCAGATGGATAAGAGTCATGCCGAAAGCCTTTGTGAAACTCTTTGGGCTGGAGGATATGGACTTTTCCAACATCATGAACTATCTTGCGATGGTGTCGAGTATCTATGTGACACTTGTGGGAGGAGTTTTTGCGTCCCTGACCGGAGTGAGAAGCATCTCAAGGGAAGAAAACGAAAAGACCATGGAGTTTCTCCTCTCAAAACCCATCACAAGGTACGAAGTGGTCCTGTCGAAATTTGCCTCGTCACTGATACACATCCTCATTTTTGACGTGCTTTTGTTCACGAGTCTGTTTTTCTTTGCAAACGCCTACAGTTCATCTCCCGTGGAGATAGGTAGATTCACCGTTTTCGCTCTCAGTCAGACGATACTTCACATTACCCTCATGAACATCTCTTTTCTTGTGGGTGCCCTGAGATCAGACAACGCCCTTTCACTCGGTCTTGGCACAACCTTCGTTCTGTACGTGCTGAATATGATCTCAAAACTCACAGATTCTGCTGAATTTTTGAAGTACTTCACCCCCTTCTCTTACGCAGACCCTTCAAAGATCATAAGATATGGATTTCCTGAATACTCCGGGCTCTTCTTTGCGCTGGTGAATGTATCACTTTTGATCATCACAGTTGCTTTTTTCTCACGAAAGGACATCCTCGTCTGA
- a CDS encoding ABC transporter ATP-binding protein: protein MRFHRPNGAGKTTTIRLLLGLIFPTSGRASIFGRDVVKEGKEIRKGVGYIPGEVSFYPEVTVEEFLRYSSSFYESVDESYVKKLCNIFSLDTGKRIRELSMGNRKKVAIVQALMHRPKLLILDEPTNGLDPIVQSTFFEILKEEKERGTTIFFSSHILSEVERLCDRVAMIKNGRIVKIESVENLKKEKYKVVRIREGNFEMLEKLPEVVHLKIENSVAEFLFSGTTEKLIEILQRLKPSDFWVEEPSLEEIFMSYYREGEK from the coding sequence ATTCGGTTTCATCGGCCAAACGGTGCCGGGAAGACCACCACAATAAGACTGCTTCTTGGTCTAATCTTTCCGACGTCCGGTCGTGCCAGCATATTCGGCAGGGATGTTGTGAAAGAAGGAAAAGAGATCAGAAAGGGTGTTGGTTACATTCCAGGAGAGGTGAGTTTCTATCCCGAGGTGACGGTGGAGGAGTTTCTCAGGTACTCATCGAGTTTTTACGAAAGCGTTGATGAGAGCTACGTGAAAAAACTATGCAACATCTTTTCGCTGGACACGGGAAAACGTATCAGAGAACTTTCCATGGGAAACAGAAAGAAGGTAGCGATCGTTCAGGCTCTGATGCACAGGCCAAAACTTCTCATCCTGGATGAGCCAACGAACGGCCTTGATCCCATCGTTCAGAGCACATTCTTCGAGATCTTGAAGGAGGAGAAAGAAAGAGGCACCACGATCTTCTTCTCTTCCCACATACTCAGCGAGGTCGAGAGACTCTGCGATCGGGTTGCGATGATAAAGAACGGAAGGATCGTCAAGATAGAAAGTGTGGAGAACCTTAAGAAAGAAAAGTACAAGGTAGTAAGGATCAGAGAGGGAAACTTTGAGATGCTGGAGAAACTCCCTGAAGTGGTTCACCTGAAGATCGAAAACAGCGTTGCGGAGTTTCTTTTCTCTGGAACAACAGAGAAACTCATAGAAATTCTTCAGAGATTGAAACCATCTGATTTCTGGGTGGAGGAACCTTCTCTTGAGGAGATCTTCATGTCCTACTACAGGGAGGGAGAGAAATGA
- a CDS encoding ABC transporter has product MPVIEAENLTKYYGKSRGVEGVTFSVEEGEIFGFIGQTVPGRPPQ; this is encoded by the coding sequence ATGCCTGTGATCGAGGCAGAAAATCTCACCAAGTACTACGGAAAGTCCCGAGGTGTAGAAGGTGTGACCTTTTCGGTTGAAGAGGGAGAGATATTCGGTTTCATCGGCCAAACGGTGCCGGGAAGACCACCACAATAA
- a CDS encoding MFS transporter, which produces MKKVGFKNILLYGLGDIFGGGSFVVIGTLFLLFLTDIVGLNPTLAGLVLIVGKIWDALSDPLMGYISDNTKSRFGRRRIYFLIGIIPIFISFSILWYPFISESQIRTFLYYLFAYIFFSTVYTMVMVPYSALVADMSRDYRIRTRLSGARMIFSQLSALISGTIPKLIVDSASTPAEGYFRMGIIFGIIYASPWLFVFLGTKEETRTGTIQKVSGNLFSVFKNRVFRTHIAMYISAYTAMDIMMALLIYYLTYYLNKEHMFSLAMGSVLITQIIFLPLYVRISNVFGQAVAYRTGLSLWGAGMILLSFLSSNSPTSLILIDCVIIGAGLSAGVMIPWAMLPTVADVDELITSENRAGLYSGMMTLIRKLVQAFTLFMIGVALDLIGYTPNVSQTPQTLLGMKILVSYVPIALILIGIIFSFKYKITPEIHRVLVQELKRLKETGDKSSVNDEVKKMCEEVTDIPYENLWKKPSKRN; this is translated from the coding sequence ATGAAGAAAGTAGGATTCAAGAACATCCTTCTCTATGGTCTAGGAGACATTTTTGGGGGTGGATCCTTTGTTGTAATAGGAACCTTATTTCTGCTATTTTTGACTGACATCGTAGGATTAAACCCAACCCTGGCAGGACTTGTTTTGATTGTTGGAAAGATATGGGATGCTCTTTCTGATCCATTGATGGGTTACATTTCCGACAACACAAAATCTCGTTTTGGAAGAAGAAGAATCTATTTCTTAATAGGTATAATTCCCATATTCATAAGCTTTTCTATTCTCTGGTATCCTTTCATCTCAGAATCTCAAATTCGAACTTTCCTGTACTATTTATTTGCGTATATCTTCTTTTCCACTGTTTATACAATGGTCATGGTACCGTACAGTGCCCTAGTTGCAGATATGAGTAGAGATTATCGAATTAGAACAAGGCTTTCTGGAGCGAGGATGATTTTTTCTCAGCTTTCTGCTTTGATTTCTGGAACAATACCAAAACTTATTGTCGACTCAGCCAGTACTCCTGCCGAAGGCTATTTCAGGATGGGAATAATCTTCGGTATCATATATGCTTCTCCGTGGTTGTTCGTTTTCCTGGGAACAAAAGAAGAGACAAGGACAGGAACAATCCAAAAGGTTTCCGGAAATTTATTTTCTGTCTTCAAAAACAGGGTTTTCAGAACACATATTGCCATGTACATATCGGCTTACACTGCTATGGACATAATGATGGCTCTATTGATATACTATCTAACATATTATCTTAACAAAGAACATATGTTTTCGCTTGCCATGGGAAGTGTTCTTATAACACAGATAATTTTCTTACCTTTGTATGTCAGAATATCAAATGTGTTTGGACAAGCTGTAGCGTATAGAACCGGTCTTTCTTTGTGGGGAGCAGGAATGATCCTACTATCATTCCTGTCATCAAACTCTCCCACATCTCTCATTCTGATAGACTGCGTCATTATCGGGGCTGGCCTCTCGGCAGGAGTTATGATTCCATGGGCTATGCTTCCAACAGTTGCTGATGTGGACGAACTTATAACATCGGAAAACAGGGCTGGACTTTACTCAGGAATGATGACCCTCATAAGGAAACTTGTGCAGGCTTTCACACTCTTTATGATAGGAGTTGCGCTTGACTTGATAGGATATACACCCAATGTCTCTCAAACACCACAAACGTTGCTAGGAATGAAGATTCTGGTCTCGTACGTCCCAATCGCTTTAATACTGATTGGTATTATCTTTTCCTTTAAATATAAGATAACCCCTGAGATTCACAGAGTTCTGGTGCAGGAACTGAAAAGGCTTAAAGAAACAGGTGACAAGTCGTCAGTCAACGATGAAGTGAAAAAGATGTGTGAGGAAGTAACGGATATACCGTATGAAAATCTCTGGAAGAAACCGAGTAAGAGAAATTAA
- a CDS encoding extracellular solute-binding protein, translating to MRQLKFFLVILLVLGVVGVSTTLRVLLWDDAMTRALKAGLDEFEKKTGIKVELELIPSGSMLQKTLLSVTLENSDYDLVAVDEPNIPMVAPLLLPLSEWPSTKFYAQPDMNDIMPLALEAGKWRGQFMGLPVNANIYVWLTRKDIIEKYKDEFKAEYGYEMKVPETLQELLDMSKFLAKKGIYGWAPFTKPTEGSTCEAIWMFRSFGTKVLEVTEDGYKIVLDKEKAVQAIEFYKELLKYAPKGALDYGHSERMAAFSQGQVFSMFNWPALIPDLENPDKSLVAGKIIYSAPPAGPAGRAAVRGAWIVGIPKAAKNKEAAAEFAYWWMDLETQRKLIPEGMTPARASLLLDPELQKERPWFAGIYESLKYAVERPRFEHYPEVSQVIRIYWLKAISGELPAELAVDRMVIGIENLLKKYGY from the coding sequence ATGAGACAGCTGAAGTTTTTCCTGGTAATTCTTCTGGTATTGGGAGTTGTTGGAGTTTCCACAACGTTGAGGGTGCTACTCTGGGATGATGCTATGACACGAGCTCTTAAAGCAGGATTGGATGAATTTGAAAAGAAAACAGGGATCAAGGTCGAACTCGAGTTAATTCCCAGCGGTTCAATGCTTCAGAAAACTCTTCTGAGTGTTACTCTTGAAAACTCCGATTATGACCTTGTGGCCGTCGATGAACCGAATATTCCTATGGTGGCTCCTTTGTTACTTCCTCTTTCTGAGTGGCCCAGCACCAAGTTCTATGCTCAACCGGACATGAACGATATCATGCCACTGGCTCTTGAGGCAGGGAAATGGAGAGGGCAATTCATGGGTCTACCGGTCAATGCGAACATCTATGTTTGGCTGACGAGAAAAGATATCATCGAAAAGTACAAAGACGAGTTCAAAGCAGAGTATGGGTATGAAATGAAGGTACCAGAAACTCTTCAGGAACTTCTTGATATGTCGAAATTCCTCGCAAAGAAAGGAATTTACGGGTGGGCTCCATTCACAAAACCGACAGAAGGCAGCACGTGTGAAGCTATTTGGATGTTCAGAAGTTTTGGAACAAAGGTACTGGAAGTAACAGAAGATGGCTACAAAATTGTCTTGGATAAAGAGAAAGCAGTCCAGGCCATCGAATTCTACAAAGAGTTACTGAAGTACGCTCCAAAAGGAGCACTCGACTATGGACATTCAGAGAGAATGGCAGCTTTTTCACAGGGGCAGGTTTTTTCCATGTTCAACTGGCCTGCTCTGATACCAGATCTGGAAAATCCAGACAAATCACTTGTCGCTGGGAAAATAATCTACTCGGCTCCTCCTGCTGGTCCTGCTGGCAGAGCAGCTGTAAGGGGTGCCTGGATCGTTGGTATTCCTAAAGCTGCAAAAAATAAAGAAGCAGCTGCTGAATTCGCTTACTGGTGGATGGATTTAGAGACACAAAGGAAACTTATACCCGAAGGCATGACACCTGCGAGAGCTTCCTTGTTACTTGATCCAGAGCTTCAGAAAGAAAGACCATGGTTTGCTGGAATCTATGAATCTCTCAAATATGCTGTTGAAAGACCGAGATTTGAGCACTATCCAGAGGTTTCTCAGGTAATAAGAATTTACTGGCTCAAAGCCATTTCTGGAGAACTTCCAGCTGAACTGGCTGTGGACAGGATGGTGATTGGTATTGAAAACCTCCTTAAGAAATACGGTTATTAA
- a CDS encoding carbohydrate ABC transporter permease, which yields MVLKTSLRNTVIKPKRKGLRPFLMFITPTLLVIAFILIYPVFYVLLLSFTNRQLLFLGNVKFVGFQNYLTMFRDADFWHSLWLQLGFIVVALPVELIIGFFVALLFNREFPFSKLLRSLLMLPVFVIPVLSGLTWRLMLQPDYGVLAAFFQSLSIGPEAWLADKTFAYIAVILQDIWRMWPFMFMMIYAGLSSLPAEYIEAALIDGANFFQRVFYIIIPFLKPVLAIAFLLRLIDALRIFSEIYVMTYGGPSNATMLLSLYIHKQAFEFGNISYASAIGTFLMIISLAISYFIVKKGLRGETA from the coding sequence TTGGTATTGAAAACCTCCTTAAGAAATACGGTTATTAAACCAAAGAGGAAGGGGCTTCGCCCCTTCCTCATGTTCATAACGCCAACACTACTGGTGATAGCTTTTATACTCATTTACCCTGTTTTCTACGTGTTGCTTCTTTCTTTCACAAACAGACAACTTTTGTTCCTTGGAAACGTGAAATTTGTAGGATTTCAAAACTACCTGACAATGTTCAGAGATGCTGATTTCTGGCATTCGCTCTGGTTACAGTTGGGATTCATTGTCGTTGCTTTACCGGTGGAGCTTATCATAGGTTTCTTCGTAGCGCTGCTCTTTAACAGAGAATTTCCTTTTTCAAAACTTTTGCGATCGTTGCTCATGCTCCCTGTTTTTGTCATCCCCGTTCTTTCTGGATTGACCTGGAGACTGATGTTGCAACCAGATTATGGAGTTCTAGCTGCTTTCTTCCAGAGTTTGTCAATTGGTCCTGAAGCGTGGTTAGCAGACAAAACTTTTGCATACATAGCGGTTATATTACAGGACATATGGAGAATGTGGCCTTTCATGTTCATGATGATATACGCGGGTTTGTCTTCACTTCCAGCAGAGTACATAGAAGCGGCACTCATAGATGGGGCGAACTTTTTCCAAAGAGTTTTTTACATTATCATCCCATTCTTGAAACCAGTTCTTGCCATAGCTTTCCTCTTGAGACTAATAGATGCTTTGAGGATCTTTTCCGAAATTTATGTAATGACCTATGGGGGGCCTTCAAACGCAACAATGCTTCTTTCTCTGTACATACACAAGCAAGCCTTCGAGTTTGGGAATATATCCTACGCATCTGCAATAGGTACGTTCTTGATGATCATATCTCTTGCTATCTCCTATTTCATTGTTAAAAAAGGATTGCGTGGTGAAACAGCAT